A segment of the Candidatus Microthrix subdominans genome:
CAGCGGCCGGGTTGGCGATAATTCGCTGAGGCCGAGGTGGTGTCGAGTGGTATCGGCTGTGATACCGCTGGCGTACCCTGGCGTCATGGCGATGACGCTTCGACTGACCGATGAGGAATCAGATGCGTTGCGGGCGAGAGTGGACTTGGAGCAACGCTCGATGCAGGAGGTGGCTCGCGAGGCCGTCCGCAACTACATCGAGGACCGCAGCCGTGCCGAGCTGCTCGAGCGGGTGCTGGATCAGGAGCTTCCCCGCTATGACGAGGCCCTCAGGCGGCTGGGGGAGTAGGCATCGGCGTGACGTTGTTTCTGCGAGCGGAGGATCTGCTTCGCATCGCTGAGCGGACACTGGGCGGGCCACCGCCGATCCATGACGTTGGATTGCTTGAGTCGGCTGCGGCCCGGCCCGCCGCTTCGCCATTTGGCGAGCCTGCATACCCAACGCTGGAGGAGCAGGCGGCGGCGCTGGTGCATTGTGTGCGCCAATCACGCTTTGGTTGACGGAAACAAGCGGCTGGCCTTGGGCTCGCTGATCGTGTTCCTCGGGATCAACGGGCACCGGCTGACGTGGAGCAACGACGAGGCGTACGGCTTCATCATGGCGATTGCTGCTGGCGAGCTGACCGATGTGCCCACTATCGGGCTGCGAATCCGGGAGGCGACGGACCCGATCTGATGATGCGGCGAGGTGGGTCCGACCTGCGTCCGCCCGCAATCTGCAGACCCGATCTGGGGTGGGAGGAGCCGGCTGAGCGACGCTTACCCAAGGACGGCTACTTGTCGGCGTTGTGGCGGCCGACCAGTTGGCGGGCGATCACCTTGACGCACAGCACCTCGTCGGCGCCCTCGAAGATCGACAGCACGCGGGCGTCGACGAACAGGCGGCTCACCGTGTACTCCTCGGCGTAACCCATGCCGCCGTGGATCTGCATGGCCTCGCGGGTGACCCACTCGGCCGCCTTGCACACGTAGGCCTT
Coding sequences within it:
- a CDS encoding ribbon-helix-helix protein, CopG family — its product is MTLRLTDEESDALRARVDLEQRSMQEVAREAVRNYIEDRSRAELLERVLDQELPRYDEALRRLGE